From Micromonospora echinospora:
CGATGGTGCTGCGGGTCGGGGTGGCCCGGCACGTGCTGCCCGACGTCGATCCGCGGGTCGGCGCGGTGTTCGACGACGTGCACGCCACCGGCACGGCGGCGCTGACCGACCTGCGGCGGCTGGTGGCGGTGCTGCGTGACCCGGACGGCGTACGCGGCGACGCCGCCCTGACCGCGATCGAGCCGGCGGCGCTGCCGAGCGCGCTCGGCGCGGCGGTGGACCGGGCCCGGCAGGCGGGCGTCGTCGTGGAGGCCGACGTCGACCCGGCCGTCGGCACCCTCGACGCGGTACGCGGCCAGGCGGTGCTGCGACTGACCCAGGAGGCGTTGACGAACGTGGCGAAACACGCGGGCGCGGCGGCGCGGGCGCGGCTGACCGTGTCGGTCGAGGACGGCGCGGTGCACTGGAGGGTGTCCGACGACGGGCGGGGCGCGGCGCCGGCCGGGATGCCCTCCGGCGGCGGCCACGGCATCGTCGGCATGCGGGAACGGGTGGAGGTGCTCGGCGGGCGGCTGGAGGCCGGGCCCACGGAGTCCGGCTGGCGGGTACGGACCGTGCTGCCGCCCGCCCACGCCACTCCCCGGCCCCGCCCGGGCGCGCCGGAGCCGGCGTGATCCGGCTGCTGCTGGTCGACGACCAGCACCTCATCCGGGCGGGCCTGCGGATGCTCTGCGACGCCCAGCCCGACCTCGACGTGGTCGGCGAGGCCGACAACGGCCGGGACGCGATCACCCTCGCCGCCCGGCTGCGGCCGGACGTGGTGGTGATGGACCTGCGGATGCCCGGCGTCGACGGCATCACCGCGACCAGCCGGATCCTCGCCGACCGGCCCGCCACCCGGGTCATGGTGCTCACCACGTTCGGCGACGACGACCACCTCTACCCGGCGCTGACCGCGGGCGCCTGCGGGTTCCTGCTCAAGGACGCGCCCCCGGCCGATCTGCTCGACGGCATCCGCCGCGCCGCCGCCGGGGACAGCCCGTTCAGCCCGGAGGTCCTGCGCCGGCTGGTCGAGCGCGCGGTGCACGCCCGCGCCGGCGCGCCCCGGCGCACGGCCGAGCTGACCGCGCGCGAGCGGGACGTGCTGGACCTGGTCGCCGACGGACTGTCGAACACCGAGATCGCCGACCGGCTGCACATCGGCGTGACCACTGTGAAGACGCACATCACCAGCCTGATGACCAAGACCGGCAGCCCCAACCGGGTACGCCTGGCGCTGTGGGCGCGCGGCGGCTGAGCGCCCGGCGGCTCACTCCTCGATCGCGCCGCCCACCGCGCGCAGGTGCGCCCGGAACGTCAGCGCCGGGTCGGCCGCGCGGGCCGTCAGGTAGGCGGCGAACCCGACCTGCGACCGCAGCGACTCCCCGGCCCGGATCCGGTCGGCCTGCCGCCGCTCGGTGTCCCGGATGGACTCGGCCAGGTCGAACAGCTCCCCGGCCCGGTCCGCCGGCACGAACAGCACGCCGTCGTCGTCGGCCAGGGCCAGGTCCCCCGGGCCGACGGTGAACGACCCGACCCGCGCCTGTGCCAGCGCCCCGTCCGGGCGCGGCTCCAGCTCCAGCGGCCCGCTCGGGGTGGCGCCGAGGCTGAACACCGGCAGCCCGACCGCCACCAGGTCTGCGGTGTCGCGGTGCGCGCCCCACACCACCAGGCCGGCCAGCCCGGCGGCCCGCGCCTCCAGCACCACCAGGTCGCCGACGCAGGCCCGGTCGGTGCGCCCGTCGTCATCGACGACGAGCACGTCACCGTCGGCGGCCTGCTCGATCGCCTCGAGGAAGACGTCCACGCTGCCCACGTGCCGGGCCGGGCGGACCCGGCCGACCAGCCGCCGCCCGGGCAGCACCGGGCGCACGGCGGCCGGGGCGCAGCGGACCTCGACGCCGGCGCGAAGGCAGGCGTCGGCGACGTGAGCGGTGGTCAGCGCGGCGAACCGCGCGGCCGGGACGCTGTGACGGATGTCCATGGCCCGACGCTAGCGAGCCGGACCTGCCGCGACAGGTGCCAGTTGCCGCCCGGTGGCCTTCGGCCGGGCGGGCCGGCTCATCCGGGCCCTCCCGCACCAGCTCCCGAGCCCTGCCTGCGCGGAGATCACCATGGTGATCTCCAGTTGGCGAAGCCGGTTCCGGCCGGCCGCACCGCCCTCGGCACGGACCCGGGCCAGCGCGCTGCCGCCCCGCTCGACCGCCCGGTCCAGGGGCGAGCGGACGGTGTCGCCACGGCGGTCGGTCATGGCGGCGGTTACCCGCCTCCGGGGCGGTGAATCGTCCGCCCGGCAGGGCCGGCGCCCGGATCAGCGCCCGAAGGTGCGGTCGAGCAGGTCGAACAGCGCGGTCCAGTGCCGCTTCGTGGCCTGCTCGTCGTACATCGGCGTGTCCGACTGGGTGTAGCCGTGACGGGCGCCGGGGTAGACCTCGGAGCGGTAGGTGACACCGGCCGTGGCCAGCGCCTTCTCCAGCACGGCGATCTGCTCGGCGGTCATCGACGGGTCGGCGTCGGCGTGCCCGAAGTAGAGCTCGCCGGTCACCGCGCCGAGGGCCAGGTGCGGGCTGTCCGGGGCGTCGGTGACCACCCGGCCGGCGTGGAACGCCGCCACCGCGGCGATCCGGCCCGGAAGCGCCTCGATCGCGCGCAGCGCGTTCATGCCGCCCATGCAGTACCCGGTGATCGCCGCCGGACCCGGCGCGACGTCCGGCTGGGCGGCGAGGAAGTCCAGGTAGGCGGCGGTGTCCCGGGCCACCGTGTCCGGCGTCAGCGCGGCCATCATCGGGCCGATCCGCTCGAACAGTGCGCTGCGGCGGCTGTCGTCGGCGAGCGCGCCGAGGTCGATCAGCGGGGCGCGCCCGGCGCGGTGGAACAGGTTGGGCGCCAGCACGACGTACCCGCGGCCGGCGATCGTCGCGGCCATCTCCGCCACCCGGGGCCGCAGCCCGAAGGCGTCCATGAACAGCAGGACGGGCGGGAAGGGTCCACCGGAGTCCGGCCGCGCCAGGTAGGCGTCCGCCGTTCCGTCGGGGGTGGGCACGTCGACGATCGTCGGCTGCACTGTCTCGACCTCCTCGCTGTCGGGTTTCCCGCCGCACGCTACTCCCGGCCCGGCCCGGCAAGGCCAGGACCTCGGGTTTCCGCTCCGGGACCCGCCCGTTTGCCGGGGCCGAGCGCGGGAATCCCGCTGTCCCGGCGGAGGAAGGCGGCGAGATGGACCAGGATCAGTTCATCGGCGCGGTGGCCCAGCGGTGCGGCGCGTCCGCGGAGCAGGCCACGGCGATCACCCGGGCGACGTTGACGACGCTGGCCGAGCGGATCGACGGCGGGGAGGCCCGCGACCTGGCCGACCAGCTGCCCGAGGCGCTGCGGGCCTACGCGTTCGGCCCGGCCGAGGCCGCCGAGCCGTTCGGGATCGACGTGTTCGTGGAGCGGGTGAGCGGCCGCGCCGACGTGGACGTGGACGCCGCCCGGGACGGGGTCACCGCGGTGTTCGACGTGCTGCGCGACGCCGTCGACCCGGCTGCGTACGCGCAGGTCGTCGGGCAACTGCCGGCCGAGTACGGCGACGTGGCCGACCAGAGCGCCCCGTACGTGCGGCGCACGGCGTGACGGGGGCGCGATGAGCGAGGACGCGCTGCGCCGCCCGCCCGAGGCCGACGCGCAGGAACAGCGGCAGGACGAGACGCTCGTCGGCCCGCCCGACACCGTCGACACGGCAGTGCCCGAGGCGAGCGAGGCGGACCTTGCCGAGCAGGGCGTGCTGCGCCCGCCGAGCGACCGGGCGGGCCTGGGCGAGTCGGTGCGCGGCGACCTGACCGCCGCCGACGCGGTGGAGCAGAACACGGAGATCCCGCTGCCCGAGGAGGAGCACTGGGCCTGACGGTCAGTGGTCCGGGCTGTCGGCCCGCGCCATCAGCCGCAACGCGTTCGGGTCCAGGCCGACGCGGACCGGGGTCTGCCCGTACGGCTCGCCGTCGACCTCGATGCGGGCCGGCCGGTCGGTCTCCAGCCACAACTGGCGTACCGCCAGGAACGGCTCGTCGCCGAGCGTGCGGCGGTGGCCGGCCGCCGCGTTGCGCGCCGTCTCGCGCAGCAGCCCGCGCCGGGTCGGCCCGCCCACCGGGTACGCGACCAGCAGCCGGTCGTCGGCGGTGGCGTCGGCGGTGATCGGGCGGCCGGCGTGGAAGCCGCCGTTGGCCACGTACACCTGGTGCGTGGTGAACGTGTGCTCGCGGCCCTCGGCGCGGACCGTCACGACCAGCGGCCGGTGCCGGGCCAGCAGTCCCAACCCGGTCATCGGATACGCGAGCCGCCCGGCGACCCGCTTCAGCCCCGGTGGCGCGGCCTGCATGATGTCGGCGGACAGCCCGATCCCGACGTGGTTGGTGAACCTGGTGTCGCCGATCAGGCCCAGGTCGACGTCGATCACCTTCCCGCCGGTGAGGACGCCGATCGCGGCGTCCAGGTCGAGCGGGACGCCGACGGTGCGGGCGAAGTTGTTAGTGGTGCCCAGCGGCAGCAGGCCCATCGCGATGTCCCGGTGGGCGAGCAGCCGGGCTGCCGCGCCGACGGTGCCGTCGCCGCCGCCGGTGACCAGCAGGTCCGGCCCGAGGTCGGCGGCCTCGGCGAGCACCCGGTCCAGTTCGCCGGGCCGCTCCACCGGGTACGCGCCGAGCAGCGCGAAACCGGCCGCGCGCAGGCGCGCATGGACGGTGTCGTAGAGCCGCCGGCCCCGGCGGGAGTGGGCGTTTACCACGAGCGCCGCCCGCCGTCGTTCCCGGATCGCCGTGGTCAGCTCCCGCTTGGTCCGCACGGTGGTGACCCTAGCCGCCACCGCGCGCCGCGGGCCGGTCGCGCTGCCGATGTTGACCGGGTCGGTTATCGTCGCGGCGGCCGTGATCTTCGACCCGCGAGGATGGATGTCCAGATGAGCCAGCCGGCAGTGCCACAGGCGACAGTGCCAGCGCCCCAGCCCACCCAGCCGAGCCGGCGGGCGCCGGCCCTGATCGGGCTGGCGCTGATCGTCCCGGCAGTGATCGCCTGGGTCTGGTCGTACGTCCTGCCCACCCTGTCCACTGTGGCCCGCAGCTTCGAGGGTGACGGGCTGCGCCGTCCGTACGAATCGGCGGGTGTGCGGAACTACGAGGTCGCCTTCACCTCCGGGTTCGTCGGACAGGTCGGGTTCGCGGTGCTGCTCAGCCTGATCCCGCTGGCGGTGGCGCTGCTCGCCGCGCCGCTGCTCGCCGTCCTCGCCGACCGGGCCGGCCGGGTCGCCCGCCTGGTCACCCGGGGCGTGCTGGCGCTGCCGCTCGCCGCGTACGCGCCGGTCGCCGTGTACCTCGGCCGACGCGCCGAGAACATCGAGAGCGGCACCTACACCGAGAATCTGCAGTCCCCCCGGACGTTCCTCGTCTCGGCGCTGGCACAGGTGACGTTCGGGCTGGTCGTCGCGGTAGCCGCGACTCTGTACCTGAGCGCCCTGCGCCGCCGCGAGCCCGACCAGCGGCCCGCGCCCGCCATGCTGGCCGTCGGCGGGCTGCTCGGCTTGGGCGTTCTCGCCGCCGGCCTGCAGACCTTCACCGCCCCGTACATCCTGACCGGCGGCGGACCGCGCGGCGACTACACGGCGACGCCGGTGTTCAGCATCGCGCAGACCTCGTTCCGGACGTTGCGCCTGGGCGTCGGATCGGCCACGTCGACCCTGCTGCTGGTGCTGCTCGGGCTGCTCGGGCTGGCCGCGGTGGCGCTCATCCTGGCCACCCGGCTGCGCATCGAGTTCGACGGCTGGCGGGACCGCCCGGCCGTCCGGGAGGCGGAGTCCTACTCCGGCCGCCGGCCGCTGTTGGTCGGGCTGACCGCTGTCGCGCTCGTCGTCGTCATCGGCGTCACCGTCTGGGCGTCGTCGCCGTGGCTGCGGAACCTCTCCTCCGACACCGGGCCCCTGCCCAGGGGAGTCGAGACGTCGAACCTGTTCGCCAACACCTGGGTGCCGCCGCTGCTGTCCACGCTCGTCGCGGTGGGGCTCGCGGCGCTGGCCGGATTCGGGATCGGCGCGCTGCGACCGCTCGGACGCTGGAGCGAACTGCTGCTGGTGCCGTTCGCGCCCTGGTTGTTCGTCGGTGCCGGCCCGCTGGCCATCGCCAATTTCGAACGCACAATGGAGCGCGAACAGCTGGGCCTGTTCCTCGGCCTGGTGCCGCCGACCTGGCTGTCGGTGCCCGCGCTGTTCGCGTTCACGCTGCTGTTCCGGGGCCAGCACGAGCGGTGGCGTTCCGGCGGCGGCGTCGGCCGTACGCTGCTGCTGCCGGCGTTGCCGATGCTTGCCGTGACAGCGTTGCCGACCTGGCTGGCGCACGCCCAGTCACCACTGTGGACGACGCTGGTGGGCAAGGGGCCCGACAGCCTCACCGCTCCCGTGCTGGTGCAGATGGTCGCCAGCCGCGCCTTCGGCGCCGGGGGTGAGCTTCCGCTGGGCCTGATCCTGCCGCTGCCGATGCTGATCCTGTTCGTGGTGCTGTTCGTCGCGCTCATGGTCGGCTACGTGGATCGGCTCGCCATCCGGGTGGGGCGGCGCAGCGGCGCGGACGCGCCGCCCGCCGGTGCGGGCGGGCCCGTCGGCAAGGTCACCGCATAGGGAAACCCCCGATTACGGGCGGTGACGTCGCGCCTAGCGTCGGACGCATGGCAACTGACGCGCTCACACCGGCCCGGACCGCCCGCCTCCACCGCGCCCGCCTGGCGCTGCCCCTGGTGCTGCTCGCCCTGCTCGCGCCGGCCGGGTGCGACGCCGCCGGCGGTGACCCGCTCGACCCCACTTCGGCCGACGTCGCCGAGGACGCGGACCCGGACGCGGGCGCGATGGGCGGCGTCAAGCCACCGTGCCCGTTCACCGCCGCCCAGGTGTCCGAGATCGTCGGACAGAGCATGCGCGACGACGGCAACTGCCTGTTCGGCGACGGCAAGGGCGTGGCCAGCCTGGCCGTCACCACCGCCTCGCCGGCCGCCGGCAAGATGACCTACGAGTACCAGTACGACCAGGCCGGCAAGCAGTACGAGAAGGTCGTCGACCTGGACCGGGGCGAGCAGGGCTACCTGGCGGTCAAGGACATCAGCGGTGAGGCGGTGCTGATCGACGGCAAGGGCACCTACACCGTGACGATCAGCAGCTTCGGCGGCGGCACCGCCGGCAACGAGAAGATCCTGCGCCGCGCACTCGACGCGATCCCGGCCTGAGCGGGGCAGGCGTGCGAACCCGAGGACTGATCGCGCTCGCGCTGACCGCGACCCTGCTCACCGCCTCGGCCGGATGCGGCGACGACGAACCGCCGGCCGTCGGTGGCACTGCGTCCGCCGCGGGCGCGCCGGTCGCAGACCCGACCGGGGACGCGCCGGCCGAGCCGAGCACCGAACCGGTGGACGACGCCGCCGGGCCGGACGCCTGCGCGCTGGTGTCCAAGGCCGACGCCGAACGTCTCGCCGGCACGCCGCTCGACGAGCCGGTCGCCGCCGGGCAGTCGTGCACGTACACCGGACCGACGAGCGGGCCCACCGCCCAGGTCGAGTCGTTCGTGGGCGAGGGCGCCAAGAAGTACCTCGACATCGAGCGGCAGCTCGGGCACGAGATCCGGGAGCTGAGCGGGGTGGCCGACGAGGCGCTGTTCACCGCGGAGGCGTTCTTCCTTCGCAAGGGCGAGCTGTGGGTCGCGGTACGGCTGGTGCGGCTCAACGACCCGCAGGAGAACCGGGCGCCGCTGGAACGGCTCGCCCGTACCGTCGCCGGCCGGATGTGAGGCGGCCGGTGCGCGGCCGTCGGCTGCTCGCGGCCGGCGTGGCGGCGCTGCTGGCGGTGACCGGCTGCGCCGGGCCCACGCCCGGCCCGGCCGACGCGGGCGACGGGGAGCAGCCCCGCTACGGGCAGGCCCCGGCGCCGGGAAAGGACGTCACGCTGCAACCGGACGTGGTGCTCGTCGGCGGCGGCAGCCGGACCGTGCGGTCGGTGAGCCCGGACGGGCTGACCTGGCGGCTCGACCCGGACGCGCGCGACGCCGACCGGCTCGCGCCCGGCAAGGTCATGTTCCTCACCGGACGCGGCGTGGGACGGGTGCTCGACCTGGCCGAGGAAGGCGGCGACCTGGTCGTCACGATCGGCCCGGTCGCACTCACCGAGGTGATCCGCGACGGCACGTTCGGCGGGGACGACGTCACCCTCGACCGGCCGACCGTCTATGTAGCGGGTGAACCGTCGTGGACCCGGGACGCCGCAGCGGCCGGTGGCACGCTCGGCCGGGCCCGTCCGCTCGCCGTCGCCCCCGCGCAGCCTCCGCCCGCGCCGGGCGGGCAGGCGGCCGCCACCGCCCAGGGCTACCGGGTACGGACGTTCTGCTGCGCCGGCGGTGTCGGCACGCACTTCACGTACGACGACGGCGGCGTCCGGCTCGCCGGCACCCTCACGCTGACCGTCGGCCGTCCGGCCGCGTCGTTCCATTTGGCCATCGGCGCCGGCCGGGTGACCCGGGCCGAACTGGAGATCGGCGGCGGCTTCGGCATCAAGGTGGACTTCACCGCCGGCGTCGACGGCGGGCAGAACCACCGCAAGACGTTCCCGATCCCGGTCGACATCGCGTTCCCGATCGGGCTGATCGCCGGCCTGCCGCTGTCGTTCACGGTGAGCCAGACGCTGGAGGTGGCCACCGCGTTCGGCGCCCGACTGGGCACGTTCCGCGGCGCCGGCGAGTACGCGCTGGCCGGCAAGCTCGGCTTCGGCTACACCAACGGCCAGGTGGGCTCGCGCGTGACGGAGGGCTTCGCGCGCCGGGTGAGCCTGCTCGACTCGCTCACCGGCGTGCCGGTCGGCGTGATGGGGCTGGTCATCCGGCACGGCGTGCGGTTCACCATGGGCATCAGCGCGTTCCTGTTCACCGCCGGTGTGTGGTTCGAGCTGGTCACCTCGTACGGGGCCACGATCGGGTCCGCGCTCGGCGCGCCGTACGCGCTGTGCCGCGGCGTCGGCCTCGGCGTACGGGCGAGGTTCGGGATCGGCTACCGCATCCTGGAACCCGTCGTCCAAGTGATCAACAAGTTCCTCAGCCTGCTCAGCCCGTCCCGGGCGCCCCGGATCCCGCCGATCGCGGCGACCGCCGGACCGAGTTGGAGCGCCGACGTCTACCACGACGAGGAGGTCATCCCGCCCGTCTCGATATGCAAACAGGTTCCAGGCTAGGCCGCGCCGACGCTGGGTTCGCGGGCGCCGCTGTGCCACGATCCCGCCATGGACGCCGCACTGGTCGGCCGCGACGCGGTCGTCGAGCGGGTGTGGCGCGCCCTGGCGGCGGGCACTCCGGTGCTGCTCGACGGTCCCAGCGGCATCGGCAAGACGGCGCTGTGGCGAGCCGTGCTCGACCACGCCCGGCGCACCGGCTGGCGGGTGCTGTCCGCCGCGCCCACCGAGGCCGAGACGGCGCTGCCGTACGCGGCGCTCGCCGACGTGCTCCGCCCGCTGGCCGACGCGCTACCAGGGCTGCCGGCGCCGCAGCGGGCCGCAGCCGACATGGTGCTCCTGACCGGCGAGCACGACGGCGCGGCGGTCGACGAACGAGCAGTGGGCGCCGCCACCCGCACCCTGCTCGACACGGCGGTGACGGATGCGCCTCGCCTCCTGCTCGCCGTCGACGACCCGCAGTGGCTGGACCCGCCGAGCGCCCGGGCGCTGCGGTTCGCGCTGCGCCGGCTGTCCCGGTGGCCCGCCGTCCTGGCCACCCACCGCACCGGCGAGAACCCGCCGGCGCCGGTGCCGCTCGGGCTGGACGACGACCCGACCGGCCGGCACCCGCTGCTGCGCGCCGACGTACCGCCGCTGCCCGCGCCCGACCTGCACCGCATCCTGCAGGCCCGCCTCGGCGGCACGCTCAGCCGCCCGCTCGTCGAGCGGCTGGCGCGTGACGCGGACGGCAACCCGCTGCTCGCCGTGGAACTGGCCCGGGCGGTGCTGCGGCTGCCCCGCCCGCCCGCGCACGACGAAGACCTGCCCGTGCCGTCGTCGCTGCGCCGGCTGCTCGCCGAGACGCTGCGGACGCTGCCCGGCCCGAGCCGGGAGGCGGTACGGCTGGCCGCGTTGCTGACCGTGCCGGACATGCGGGACCTGACGGCGGCGGGCGTACCGCCCGGCGCGCTGGACGCGGCGGAGGACGCTGGGCTGGTCGTGGTCACGCCGAGCCGGATCAGCTTCGCGCACCCCCGGTACGCGGCAGCGGTCCGGGAGAGCATCCCGCCGGGGGCCCGGCGGCGCCTGCACGCGGTGCTCGCCCGAGCGGTCGCCGACCCGGACGAGCGGGCCCGGCAACTGGCCCGGTGCGCGGTCGCGCCGGACGCGGACGTCGCCGCCGACCTGGCCGCCGCGGCGGCCCGGCAGCGGATGCGCGGCGCGGCCGCGCTCGCCGCCGACTGGTACGCGCGGGCGGCCGAGCTGACCCCGCCGGCCGCGACCGCCGACCGCAACCGGCGTCGCCTGGACGCGGTGCAGTGCCGCATCGACAGCGGGGACTACGCGGCGGCCGGCCGGGCCGCCGAGGCCGCGGCCGCGGAGCTGGCCGGCGCCGAGCGGGGTGAGGCGCTGCTGCTGCGCGCGCTCGTCGCCTGGTGCGCCGACGACCTGGTCACCGCCGTGCGGGTGGCCGAGCAGGCGCTCGCCGCGGCCGGAGGGGACGGGCACCTGGCCGGGCGGATCCACACGCATCTGACGATGTTCCACGACCAGCCGGAGGCCGCGCGGGCGCACGCGCGGGCGGCGATCGCCCGGCTCTCCGACCGCGACGACCACCGCCCGCTGCTCACCGCCGCGCTGCTGCTGCTCTTCTTCCACGAGGTACGCGCCGGCGGAGAGGCGCCGACCGGGCTGCTCGACCGGGCGCTGGCGCTGGAGGCCGGCGAACCGTCCTACCTGGCCGGTTCGGTGCCGGCGATCTGGTGGAAGGCCGTCGACGACCACGACCGGGCGCGGGCCCGGCTGCACCTGATGCTGGATCGGGCGGTGGCGCGCGGGGACGACCCGCTGCGGCACGAGGCGCTCACCCACCTCGGCGAGACGGAACTGCTGGCCGGGCGTTTCGCCGAGGCCGGTACGCACATCGCCGCCGCCCGCGACCTGGGTGAGCAGCTGGGCACGGGCCTGGTGGGCGAGAGTTGGCTGGCCGGCATGCTCGACGCGCACCGTGGCCGGCTGGCGCGGGCGGGCGCCGCCGCGGCCGGACTGCGCCGCGACGACGACCGCGGCGACACCTGGAGCCGCCGGCTGCACCGCCAGCTCGCCGGGCTGGTGGCGCTCGCCTCGGGCGAATGGGCCACGGCCGCGGCGGCGTACGGCTCGCTCGCGGCCGACCTGGACGGTTCGGGCATCGCCGAGCCGCTGGGGCAGCGGTTCGAGCCGGACTGGATCGAGGCGTGCGTGGGCGCCGGTGACCTGGACACCGCGCACGCGGCGCTGGACCGGCTGGCCCGGCGGCACGGGCGGCTGCCGCGACCGTGGACGACGCTCGGGCTGGCCCGCAGCCGGGTGCTGCTGGCCGGCGCGACGGGAGCGGACCCGGGCGAGGCGCTGGACGCGCTGGCGCAGGCCCGGGCCGCCGTGCCGGAGGCGGTGCTGCCGCTGGACCGGGCCCGCTGCCTGCTCGCCGCCGGCCAGGCGTACCGGCGGGTGCGTCGCCGGCGGGAGGCGCGGGCGGCGCTCGACGCGGCGGTGGCCGAGTTCGACGCCCTCGGCGCGTCCGCCTTCGCCGACCGGGCGCGGGCGGAGCTGGGCCGCATCGGCGCCCGCACCCCGGCCCCGACGACGCTCACCGCGACGGAGGAGCGGGTGGCCCGGCTCGCCGCCCGGGGGCAGACGAACCGGCTCATCGCCGACGCGCTCTACATCAGCCCGAAGACGGTCGAGGCGAACCTGGCCCGGGTCTACCGCAAGCTGGGCATCGCCAGCCGCGCCGAACTGGGCGCGGCGATGGGGCGGCCACCCGGGCAGTGACCGCGCTCAGGGCGCGGCGAACGTGTCCAGGTACGCGCCGAGCAGCTCGCGGGCACGCCCGGGCGGCATCCGCTCGGGGTACGTCAGCGCGTGCAGCGCGAGCCCGTCGAGCAGGGCGTGCAGCCGCGCGGCGGCCGCGGGGTCGGGCACCGGTTCCCCGGTGAGGAGACAGACGGCGAAGTCGACGGCGCGACGGATGCCGTCGTCCGCCTCGGTCATCCGGGACCGCGCGGCCGGGTCGGTCTGGGCGCGCGCGGCGAGCAGCAGCCACACCTCGGCCTCGCGGACGCGCTGGCGGTCCAGCGGCAGCAGGTGTTCCAGCACCCGCTGGGCGACCTCGCGCGGAGGGCCGGTCCGGTCGTCCGCGGCGATCCGCTCGGCCGCCTCGGCCTGTACGTGCTCCATGGCGAACACCAGCAGCTCGGTCTGGGTCGCGAAGTAGTGCCGCAGCGCGCTCGGTGAC
This genomic window contains:
- a CDS encoding sensor histidine kinase, producing the protein MGWVGRLFDARDTFARILLLDLSGVGYLVVGVHGPPGPTDTQWALAVPAFAVALACHRRPLLNLLLQSALLAAAFPLIDDVMINQVGASWALLELTMRATRPRTIWVGAGLLAAVDLSDQIGVPVRTALTGLFGLAVTVCLPLLLGLVVRTTRELGRQAEERAEADRRRRESESRAARADERGAIARELHDVLAHHVASMVLRVGVARHVLPDVDPRVGAVFDDVHATGTAALTDLRRLVAVLRDPDGVRGDAALTAIEPAALPSALGAAVDRARQAGVVVEADVDPAVGTLDAVRGQAVLRLTQEALTNVAKHAGAAARARLTVSVEDGAVHWRVSDDGRGAAPAGMPSGGGHGIVGMRERVEVLGGRLEAGPTESGWRVRTVLPPAHATPRPRPGAPEPA
- a CDS encoding ATP-binding protein, with product MDAALVGRDAVVERVWRALAAGTPVLLDGPSGIGKTALWRAVLDHARRTGWRVLSAAPTEAETALPYAALADVLRPLADALPGLPAPQRAAADMVLLTGEHDGAAVDERAVGAATRTLLDTAVTDAPRLLLAVDDPQWLDPPSARALRFALRRLSRWPAVLATHRTGENPPAPVPLGLDDDPTGRHPLLRADVPPLPAPDLHRILQARLGGTLSRPLVERLARDADGNPLLAVELARAVLRLPRPPAHDEDLPVPSSLRRLLAETLRTLPGPSREAVRLAALLTVPDMRDLTAAGVPPGALDAAEDAGLVVVTPSRISFAHPRYAAAVRESIPPGARRRLHAVLARAVADPDERARQLARCAVAPDADVAADLAAAAARQRMRGAAALAADWYARAAELTPPAATADRNRRRLDAVQCRIDSGDYAAAGRAAEAAAAELAGAERGEALLLRALVAWCADDLVTAVRVAEQALAAAGGDGHLAGRIHTHLTMFHDQPEAARAHARAAIARLSDRDDHRPLLTAALLLLFFHEVRAGGEAPTGLLDRALALEAGEPSYLAGSVPAIWWKAVDDHDRARARLHLMLDRAVARGDDPLRHEALTHLGETELLAGRFAEAGTHIAAARDLGEQLGTGLVGESWLAGMLDAHRGRLARAGAAAAGLRRDDDRGDTWSRRLHRQLAGLVALASGEWATAAAAYGSLAADLDGSGIAEPLGQRFEPDWIEACVGAGDLDTAHAALDRLARRHGRLPRPWTTLGLARSRVLLAGATGADPGEALDALAQARAAVPEAVLPLDRARCLLAAGQAYRRVRRRREARAALDAAVAEFDALGASAFADRARAELGRIGARTPAPTTLTATEERVARLAARGQTNRLIADALYISPKTVEANLARVYRKLGIASRAELGAAMGRPPGQ
- a CDS encoding DUF2267 domain-containing protein, translated to MDQDQFIGAVAQRCGASAEQATAITRATLTTLAERIDGGEARDLADQLPEALRAYAFGPAEAAEPFGIDVFVERVSGRADVDVDAARDGVTAVFDVLRDAVDPAAYAQVVGQLPAEYGDVADQSAPYVRRTA
- a CDS encoding RraA family protein, with product MDIRHSVPAARFAALTTAHVADACLRAGVEVRCAPAAVRPVLPGRRLVGRVRPARHVGSVDVFLEAIEQAADGDVLVVDDDGRTDRACVGDLVVLEARAAGLAGLVVWGAHRDTADLVAVGLPVFSLGATPSGPLELEPRPDGALAQARVGSFTVGPGDLALADDDGVLFVPADRAGELFDLAESIRDTERRQADRIRAGESLRSQVGFAAYLTARAADPALTFRAHLRAVGGAIEE
- a CDS encoding sugar ABC transporter permease — its product is MSQPAVPQATVPAPQPTQPSRRAPALIGLALIVPAVIAWVWSYVLPTLSTVARSFEGDGLRRPYESAGVRNYEVAFTSGFVGQVGFAVLLSLIPLAVALLAAPLLAVLADRAGRVARLVTRGVLALPLAAYAPVAVYLGRRAENIESGTYTENLQSPRTFLVSALAQVTFGLVVAVAATLYLSALRRREPDQRPAPAMLAVGGLLGLGVLAAGLQTFTAPYILTGGGPRGDYTATPVFSIAQTSFRTLRLGVGSATSTLLLVLLGLLGLAAVALILATRLRIEFDGWRDRPAVREAESYSGRRPLLVGLTAVALVVVIGVTVWASSPWLRNLSSDTGPLPRGVETSNLFANTWVPPLLSTLVAVGLAALAGFGIGALRPLGRWSELLLVPFAPWLFVGAGPLAIANFERTMEREQLGLFLGLVPPTWLSVPALFAFTLLFRGQHERWRSGGGVGRTLLLPALPMLAVTALPTWLAHAQSPLWTTLVGKGPDSLTAPVLVQMVASRAFGAGGELPLGLILPLPMLILFVVLFVALMVGYVDRLAIRVGRRSGADAPPAGAGGPVGKVTA
- a CDS encoding diacylglycerol/lipid kinase family protein: MRTKRELTTAIRERRRAALVVNAHSRRGRRLYDTVHARLRAAGFALLGAYPVERPGELDRVLAEAADLGPDLLVTGGGDGTVGAAARLLAHRDIAMGLLPLGTTNNFARTVGVPLDLDAAIGVLTGGKVIDVDLGLIGDTRFTNHVGIGLSADIMQAAPPGLKRVAGRLAYPMTGLGLLARHRPLVVTVRAEGREHTFTTHQVYVANGGFHAGRPITADATADDRLLVAYPVGGPTRRGLLRETARNAAAGHRRTLGDEPFLAVRQLWLETDRPARIEVDGEPYGQTPVRVGLDPNALRLMARADSPDH
- a CDS encoding dienelactone hydrolase family protein is translated as MQPTIVDVPTPDGTADAYLARPDSGGPFPPVLLFMDAFGLRPRVAEMAATIAGRGYVVLAPNLFHRAGRAPLIDLGALADDSRRSALFERIGPMMAALTPDTVARDTAAYLDFLAAQPDVAPGPAAITGYCMGGMNALRAIEALPGRIAAVAAFHAGRVVTDAPDSPHLALGAVTGELYFGHADADPSMTAEQIAVLEKALATAGVTYRSEVYPGARHGYTQSDTPMYDEQATKRHWTALFDLLDRTFGR
- a CDS encoding response regulator; translation: MIRLLLVDDQHLIRAGLRMLCDAQPDLDVVGEADNGRDAITLAARLRPDVVVMDLRMPGVDGITATSRILADRPATRVMVLTTFGDDDHLYPALTAGACGFLLKDAPPADLLDGIRRAAAGDSPFSPEVLRRLVERAVHARAGAPRRTAELTARERDVLDLVADGLSNTEIADRLHIGVTTVKTHITSLMTKTGSPNRVRLALWARGG